The genomic window GCGAGCGTCGATCAGGATCCGCTCGGATCCGATCTCCATGTTGTCGATCACGAGACCGCCCGGCGAGAGCGACTGGAACCGTCCATACCCCATGGCAAGCACTCCGATCATGGATGCCTACCAAGTGTAGTAGCCCTGCACGAAATGCGCGTCAGAGCCAAACTTGCACGCCGAAACACATATCGGATCACCCATCCCGGCTGGGTTGACGGTAACGGAGGTCGTGCCGGGCACCGGGTCTGCAGCGGTCGAAGGCAGTGCCACTGGTGGCGGCAGTGCGGCCCGCTCGCCGAGCGGCAAGTCCAACGCATCGGATCCGGTGCCGATGAAGACAACCGTCCACCGGGTCCGACCCTGCGCGCACCGGATCCGCTGCTGTCGAGGGCAGCGCGACCGGTGGCGGCAGTGCCCGAGTTGGGCAAGAAGAAGCAATAGAAGCGCCCAGCCAGGCCGGCTTGCCCAGTGCGCAGGCCGGCCTTCTGCTGCGGCGAGCTCTCCAGCATGCTCTTTGCGGATCGGCATCGGCCGATCTATTTGCGCTCCAGGTCCTGGATAAGCGCCTTCATCTCTGCGATCTCCGAGCGTTGAGCCTCGATGATCTGGTCGGCGAGTTTGCGCACGCGTGGATCGGCGATATGCGCGCGTTCGCTGGTCAGAATGGCGATCGAATGATGCGGGATCATGGCCTTCATCCAGGAAACGTCCTCAACCGTCTCCTGGCTACGTACGAGATACAACGCTCCGGCAAAGACCACGACACTCGCGATGATAATAGCGGTGTTGATACCCCTTTTTGGGTACATGCCGAGCATGAACAAAAGCATGATGCAGGCCATGGTGGCACCCATGACGAGTGCCATATAGGCGCGCGTTTCACTGAAAAAGATGTGATCCAGTGCGTAGGTATTCAGGTACATCAGCCCGAACATGACGAGTGTAGACGTGGCGATCATCACGCCGAAGCAGGCATACGATTTCATAAATACTCCTGCGGATAGCATTGTCCTGACAGCATTAACACGTACATGTAAATGCCTATATGTTCGCTATTTTAAGTTTATTGTTTCTCATTCCGCACATCCTGTTTCGCACGGATGGCGATTGACCATGTGCTTTTTACATAGGCCAGAATGGCAATGATCTCCGAATCGTTCAGGACTGTCGCGAACCCCGGCATATCGCTTTGATAGCCCGGAACGATTTCACCGGGACCTTTTCGGGTCATCTCGATGAGCTGGGCATCGCTGTGATGCCAGGTATGGCCCGATGCATCGTGCGGCGGTGCGGGTAGGCGCCCATTGGCTTTGCGGGTACGCCAGTCCGGCTCCCCTTGCAGGTCGGCGCCATGGCAACTGGCGCAGTGCTCCCGGTAGAGGGGCAGGCCGCGTGCCACTAATTGCCGGTCGGCCGCGTCGATCGCGGGGCCGGGGGCGCCCCACCCACGAAGTCCGATTCCCAACGTGGCAGCGACCAGGACGGCGCCGGCGAGAGCATAGCGGCGGATCAATCGCGGCGGCCTCGCCACAGATACCTCGCCAGTGCTGCTATGGCCAAAACGAGCAGGAGGATGAGGAGAAGGCCGACGAAGCCCATACCCCACATCATGCCGCCGCCCATCATGCTGTCATGCATCATGCCGTCATTCCTGGCTGAAGAGTGCTGCGGGACGGTTCAATTCGTAGATGCTGAACGGCCCGGTCTTGCTACCGCCCATGCCGGGGGAGCCGGCAGGCATACCCGGCAGTGCGATCCCGGCAATCGTCGGCTTTTCAGCGAGAAGCCGCCGCAACGCCGTGGCCGGCACATGGCCTTCCACGACATAGTTGCCGATCAGGGTGGTGTGGCAGGCTTGCAGGTCGTCCGGGACGCCATGACGCGCTTTGAGATCAGCGAGATCGTCCGTGGCGACGACCTCCACGGCAAACCCTTCCGCCTTTAGGTAGCGTGCATAATCGAGGCAACAGCCGCAGTCGGGGCTGCGGTAGAGGGTGGCCTGGGTCGCCGCAAAAGCGGCCGGCGCCGTCATCAGCCAGGCGAACAGGAAAGCAAGGATGCGCATATTTCGGACTCCGTAGGATCTCGGGCGTAGCGGTCCCCGGCGGAGGTTGTCCGCCGGGGATGGGAGGTCAGAACCACATGCGCAAGCCGACGAGGAACGACGTGCTCCCCGCGTCCTCGCCCTCGTCACGGGCGTAGCGGCCGGTTTTGCCGACCTTGCGCTCGTATTCGACGCCAATATACGGCGCGAAGTCGGGTACGAACTCGTAGCGCAGGCGCAATCCTGCCTCGAAGGTGGACAGGCCCGCTCCGATGCCGAGCTCCGGCACGTCCTGGGCGGCCAGTTCGATTTCGGCACGGGGCTGCAGGATCAGCTTCTGGGTGATGAGCTGGTCATACTCGGCCTCGATGCGGGCGGTGACGTCACCCTTTTGCGAGACGAAGGCCGCGGTATCGAGCTCGAAAAAGTAGGGCGCAAGGCCCTGCAGGCCGAGCACCAGGTAGGACCGGTCTGGACCATCAGGCCGGTAGTCCTGTCGTCCACCCGCCTGAAAGTCGAACCATGGTGTGATCGCCCGGCTCCAGAGCGCCTGGATCTCGGCATCCTCGAGCTTGCTCCCGACCGTGCCTTCGCCCTCGGTCTTGATCCAGAGCTTGTCGATATCGCCGCCATACCAGCCCTGACCGTCCCACAGATAGCCGTCTCGCCCGTCCCGAGCCCGGTACTCGAGCCGGTCGGCCATGATCTTGTAGGCGGTGAGGCCGCCCTGTTCGGTACGCAATGTCTCGCGCGCACCCGCCATGGTCTGGGGATCGAAGACCGTATCCGCCGCATGACGCGGCCCCGACGTGGCGGCCGCCGGCGGCGGTGCTTCCGGCACGGAGGGAGACGGATCGCTCATCGCATGGCCGGCCTGCATGCCGGACATCGGTGTTCCGCTCCCCATTGCATGAGCTGCATGCGGATCCGCCTGGGTGGCCGGCGGGGTGTGGCCGGTATGCGGCATCGATTGTCCCGACATCATCGGCATCGCCTGATGCCCCGCATGCGGATCGGCTGGCGCGGGCGCTGCCGGTACCTGCGCCGGTGCGGCTCCATGGCCAGCATGGGGGTTCGCTGCACCCATTCCTGTCGATCGCATGGTGTCCATACCGGAGGCCGGCGGCGGTGCCGTCATCGGCATGCTGTGGCCGCTGTGCTGCGCATAGGCAGGGGCAGCACCGAGCAGCGCGCATGCGGTCGCGAGGCGGGTGAGGAAACGACCCATCGTCATGCCGGGCCTCCATCGAGCGGCCGCACGGTCACGACGTTGAACATGCCGGCATGCATGTGGAACAGCAGATGGCAGTGAAACGCCCAGTCGCCCGGGGCGTCGGCCGTCAGGTCGAAGGTCACCTTGCTGCCCGGCAGCACGTTGACGGTGTGCTTCAGGGGGTGGCTGCCGGGATGGCCGTTGACCAGTTCGAAGAAATGCCCGTGCAGATGGATCGGGTGCTGCATCATGGTGTCGTTGACCAGGGTCACGCGCACACGCTCGTTGCGCGCAAAGCGGATCGGCTCGACCACCTCGCTGAACTTGCGGCCATCGAACGACCACATGAAACGTTCCATGTTGCCGGTGAGATGGATCTCCATCTCGCGAGAGGGCGGGCGTCTGTCGCGGTTAGGGGTGAGTGCCACCAGATCGCGATAGGTCAGCACGCGGTGCCCGACATTCTCCAGGCCGAGGCCGGGATGGCCAGTTCGGTCCTGCGGCATCGCCGCCACCATGTCGACACCGACGCCGACCTTCATGTCGGGCGGGGCATTGGCGGGATCACGCATGCTCATGCTGCCGTGATCCATGCCGGCCATCGCCCCATGGTCCATACCGGCCATGCTGGTCCCCATACCGGCCATGCCCATATCCTCCATACCGAGGGTCGGACGTTGCCGCAAAGACGGGACGGTGGCCGCCATGCCCATTCGCGGCGCCAGGGTACCACGGGCCATGCCGGACCGATCGACCGATTCCGCGACGATCGTGAAGGCGCGATCCTCGGTCGGTTCCACAATCACGTCATAGGTTTCCGCGACGGAGATCTGGAACTCCTCGACGGTCACCGGCCGGACATTCTCTCCGTCGGCATTGACCACGGTCATGCGCAGGCCCGGGATGCGCACATGGAAGATCGACATGGCGGAGGCGTTGATGACGCGCAGCCGGACCCGCTCGCCTGGCCGGAATAGCCCGGTCCAGTTCTCTTCGGGTCCATGGCCGTTGATCAGGTAGGTGTAGGTGGCGCCGGTGATATCGGCGATATCGGTCGGATCCATCCGCATCCCGGCCCACATGGAGCGACCTTTGAGCCCCATCTGCTGTTCGGGGTTATCCTGCTCGAACAAACCCGCCAGCGTCAGGTTCTGGCGGTTGAAGTAGCCGGCCTGCTGCTTCAGCGTCGTCATGATCGCGTGCGGATGCATGAAGCTCCAGTCCGAGAGCACGAGCACGTGCTCCCGGTCGTAAGCCACCGGATCGGGGGTTGCTGGGTCGATGATGATCGGCCCGTAATGACCGAGCTGTTCCTGCAGACCGGAATGGCTGTGGTACCAGAAGGTGCCCGCCTGCTTGACCGGGAACTCGTAATGATAGGTTTCACCTGGCCGGATGCCGGGGAAGCTGATGCCCGGCACCCCGTCCATCTGGAAGGGCAGGAGCAGCCCATGCCAGTGGATCGAGCTGTCTTCGTCCAGGGTATTGGTGACGTCGAGGCGGACCGTACGCCCTTCCTGCAGGCGCAACAGCGGCGCCGGTAGCGTGCCGTTGACGGTGATCGCTTCGCCGGTCCGGCCACCGACGCTGAACGGACTGCGACCGATCCGCAGGGCGATCCTGTCCCCGAAAAGCGTCGAGATATCCGGAGCGATGCCACGGGTACCGCTGCGGGCCCAGGCGGGGAATAGGGGGGCGAACATCGCCGCCGCCCCCACTGCCGCGCTTCCTGCAAGGAAAGCGCGGCGGCTGATCAAACTGGTCATCACAGCACCTTCAGTTCGCCAACCATGCCCGCCTCATAGTGGCCGGGCACATTGCAGGCGAACTCCAGGGTCATGCCGCCGGCGAACCGCC from Constrictibacter sp. MBR-5 includes these protein-coding regions:
- a CDS encoding DUF305 domain-containing protein gives rise to the protein MKSYACFGVMIATSTLVMFGLMYLNTYALDHIFFSETRAYMALVMGATMACIMLLFMLGMYPKRGINTAIIIASVVVFAGALYLVRSQETVEDVSWMKAMIPHHSIAILTSERAHIADPRVRKLADQIIEAQRSEIAEMKALIQDLERK
- a CDS encoding cytochrome c, which translates into the protein MIRRYALAGAVLVAATLGIGLRGWGAPGPAIDAADRQLVARGLPLYREHCASCHGADLQGEPDWRTRKANGRLPAPPHDASGHTWHHSDAQLIEMTRKGPGEIVPGYQSDMPGFATVLNDSEIIAILAYVKSTWSIAIRAKQDVRNEKQ
- a CDS encoding DUF411 domain-containing protein, producing the protein MRILAFLFAWLMTAPAAFAATQATLYRSPDCGCCLDYARYLKAEGFAVEVVATDDLADLKARHGVPDDLQACHTTLIGNYVVEGHVPATALRRLLAEKPTIAGIALPGMPAGSPGMGGSKTGPFSIYELNRPAALFSQE
- a CDS encoding copper resistance protein B, producing the protein MGRFLTRLATACALLGAAPAYAQHSGHSMPMTAPPPASGMDTMRSTGMGAANPHAGHGAAPAQVPAAPAPADPHAGHQAMPMMSGQSMPHTGHTPPATQADPHAAHAMGSGTPMSGMQAGHAMSDPSPSVPEAPPPAAATSGPRHAADTVFDPQTMAGARETLRTEQGGLTAYKIMADRLEYRARDGRDGYLWDGQGWYGGDIDKLWIKTEGEGTVGSKLEDAEIQALWSRAITPWFDFQAGGRQDYRPDGPDRSYLVLGLQGLAPYFFELDTAAFVSQKGDVTARIEAEYDQLITQKLILQPRAEIELAAQDVPELGIGAGLSTFEAGLRLRYEFVPDFAPYIGVEYERKVGKTGRYARDEGEDAGSTSFLVGLRMWF
- a CDS encoding copper resistance system multicopper oxidase; translated protein: MTSLISRRAFLAGSAAVGAAAMFAPLFPAWARSGTRGIAPDISTLFGDRIALRIGRSPFSVGGRTGEAITVNGTLPAPLLRLQEGRTVRLDVTNTLDEDSSIHWHGLLLPFQMDGVPGISFPGIRPGETYHYEFPVKQAGTFWYHSHSGLQEQLGHYGPIIIDPATPDPVAYDREHVLVLSDWSFMHPHAIMTTLKQQAGYFNRQNLTLAGLFEQDNPEQQMGLKGRSMWAGMRMDPTDIADITGATYTYLINGHGPEENWTGLFRPGERVRLRVINASAMSIFHVRIPGLRMTVVNADGENVRPVTVEEFQISVAETYDVIVEPTEDRAFTIVAESVDRSGMARGTLAPRMGMAATVPSLRQRPTLGMEDMGMAGMGTSMAGMDHGAMAGMDHGSMSMRDPANAPPDMKVGVGVDMVAAMPQDRTGHPGLGLENVGHRVLTYRDLVALTPNRDRRPPSREMEIHLTGNMERFMWSFDGRKFSEVVEPIRFARNERVRVTLVNDTMMQHPIHLHGHFFELVNGHPGSHPLKHTVNVLPGSKVTFDLTADAPGDWAFHCHLLFHMHAGMFNVVTVRPLDGGPA